Proteins from a single region of Aythya fuligula isolate bAytFul2 chromosome 3, bAytFul2.pri, whole genome shotgun sequence:
- the USP45 gene encoding ubiquitin carboxyl-terminal hydrolase 45 isoform X2, with protein MKKLEEKSKISTVKEPFIDLSLPIIEERVAKPVPLGRTSKGKNVQEADLGQCNCSSISTLNNQPKIVKKHTLTKDKNQLNQERRLARKASSNEEERSPIIMEEKNKTRELEGSSGMLYPKDPTAESAVNGSQTEGSEKEASRSESSFDADSEASESESASKQSAFSSSSNLSALHVNHINVKMPHTKPSDNSDEMISSAISKLSFCDTINEDEKSSRGDSGLSNNSMFSVDKSSLSQNPQNAFQTLSQTYITSSKECSVQSCLYQFTSVELLMGNNKLLCESCTERKQKYQKKTNSTERKMEGVYTNARKQLLISSVPAILILHLKRFHQAGLSLRKVNRHVDFPLILDLAPFCSASCKNVTDSARVLYSLYGIVEHSGSMRGGHYAAYVKVRTPSKKLLEHISTTKNVLGLKEAVGTSSGQWVYVSDAHVQMVPESRVLNAQAYLLFYERLLL; from the exons aTTTCAACAGTAAAAGAACCTTTCATTGATCTTTCACTTCCTATAATAGAGGAGAGG GTTGCAAAACCCGTGCCTTTGGGAAGAACAAGTAAAGGTAAAAATGTACAAGAAGCAGATCTGGGTCAGTGTAACTGTTCTTCCATCAGTACACTGAATAATCAGCCTAAAATTGTCAAGAAACACACCCTAACAAAAGATAAG AATCAGTTGAACCAGGAGAGAAGGCTTGCCAGAAAAGCTTCAtctaatgaagaagaaagaagtccTATTatcatggaggaaaaaaacaaaacgcgTGAGCTGGAAGGTAGCTCTGGCATGCTATACCCCAAAGACCCAACTGCTGAATCTGCTGTGAACGGGAGCCAGACTGAGGGCAGTGAGAAGGAAGCCAGCCGCTCGGAAAGCAGCTTTGATGCAGACAGTGAAGCCTCTGAAAGTGAAAGTGCTTCTAAGCAGTCAGCTTTTAGCTCATCCAGCAACCTCTCTGCTTTGCATGTCAACCACATCAACGTGAAAATGCCGCACACCAAACCAAGTGACAATAGCGATGAGATGATTTCCAGTGCCATATCCAAACTCAGCTTCTGTGATACTataaatgaagatgaaaaatcaaGCCGTGGTGATTCAGGTTTATCGAATAATTCCATGTTCTCTGTAGACAAGTCTTCACTATCCCAGAACCctcaaaatgcttttcagacTCTTTCCCAGACCTATATAACTAGCTCAAAGGAATGTTCTGTTCAGTCCTGCCTTTACCAATTTACCTCTGTAGAGCTGCTAATGGGGAACAACAAGCTTTTATGTGAGAGCTgtacagaaaggaaacagaagtatCAGAAGAAAACCAACTCCACAG aaaggaaaatggaaggtGTCTACACAAACGCTCGGAAACAGCTGCTGATTTCTTCAGTTCCTGCTATTCTTATTCTGCATCTGAAAAGATTCCACCAG GCTGGTTTGAGTCTAAGGAAAGTGAATAGGCACGTGGATTTCCCACTGATTTTGGACTTAGCAccattttgttctgcttcttgtAAG AATGTTACAGACAGTGCACGAGTGCTATACAGTCTGTATGGAATAGTGGAGCACAGTGGGTCAATGAGAGGTGGTCATTATGCTGCATATGTGAAAGTCAGGACACCCTCCAAGAAATTACTAGAGCATATTTCTACCACTAAGAATGTTCTAG GTTTAAAAGAAGCTGTGGGCACATCATCAGGACAGTGGGTGTATGTTAGTGATGCCCATGTTCAGATGGTTCCGGAATCAAGAGTACTAAATGCACAAGCATATCTGCTTTTTTATGAAAGATTGTTACTATAA